The sequence below is a genomic window from Trichocoleus desertorum ATA4-8-CV12.
GGCGACGGCTCAGATTGGCGTGTACTTGGCAAGCCGCATTCCTCCCTATGTCTTGCTAGCAGCCTTTGGCCTGTTGCTCCTTCTCAACATTTATTTAGTTGACCTACGCAAACGCCTTGTTGCCGAGGGGACTCATGCCACCCATGCTGATATCAACCCTATGATGGCTCGCTTGGGGACAGGCGGATCTGCGGGGATTTTGGCGGGATTGTTTGGGGTGGGAGGTGGCGTGATTATGGTGCCTTTGCAAATTTTGCTGTTAGGAGAGAACATCAAAACAGCCATCCAAACGAGCTTAGGCGTGATTGTGATTACCGCAATTTCGGCTTGCATAGGACACACCTTAGCGGGCAATGTGTTGCCCACAGAAGGCTTGCTCTTAGGGATGGGCGGGCTGCTGGGAGCGCAAATCAGTACTCGCTTTCTGCCAAAACTGTCAGATGCGATCGTTAGCCTGCTTTTTCGAGGGTTTCTAGGCGTGCTATCGCTCTACATTTTTTGGCAAGCTTGGCAAAGTTACAGTAGCTTCTAACCAACGGAGCCAGTCCTTAAGCGAGAAAATATTGATCTCCTCAGGGGTCAAGCTTGATTTGTAGTTTCCAGTAAGAGGTAGGGTGATGATGAGGCAACTGAAGCGCCGCAAATTTATGCACTATGGCGCACTGGCGCTAGGAACCAGTATTGTGACTGCTTGTGCCAATAACGCTCAGCCATCCTCTTCTAGGGGTTCGGCAGCGACCGGGAGTGACCAACTCGATAAAGTCAACTATGGAACTAATTGGTTTGCCCAAGCTGAGCATGGGGGCTTTTATCAAGCAGTAGCGGCAGGTATTTACCAAGCGCATGGTTTGGATGTCACGATTCAGATGGGGGGACCACAGGTTAATGGGACTCAGCTGCTGATGGGAGGGGCAGTGGACTTTTTTATGGGATATGGATCGGATGCGATCAAAGCGATCGCGGAGGGCATCCCTAAAGTAACAGTGGCGTCTATCTTCCAGAAAGATCCCCAAGTTCTGCTGGCTCATCCAGGTACAGGGCGTGACTCTTTAGAGAAAATCAAAGGATCTCCAATTCTGGTTTCTGCCGCAGCGAATACAACTTTTTGGCCGTTTTTGAAATCTAAGTATGGCTTCACTGATGACCAAAAGCGTCCTTACAACTTTAATGTCGGGCCTTTTTTGGCAGATAAGACTTTAGCGCAACAAGGATATCTCAGTTCTGAACCGTTCAAAGTTAAGCAGCAAGGCGGCTTTGAGCCAGTGGTAATTTTGTTGGCAGATTACGGCTATGACCCTTACTCCACAACGATTGAGACACGCAAAGACTTGGTAGAACAACAGCCTGACTTGGTGCAGCGATTTGTGGATGCTTCGATCAAAGGCTGGTATAGCTATTTTCAAGATCCTGCACTCGGCAACGAGCTGATTAAGAAAGCCAATCCTGAAATGACGGATGATCAGCTGGCTTACAGCCTGGAGAAGATGAAGCAGTATGGCATTGTGGTGTCTGGTGATGCCGAGCAGTTGGGAATTGGCGCGATGACAGACGATCGCTGGAAGGTATTTTTTGACGGCATGGTGACGGCTGGCGTGTTTCAACCTGACACTAACTACAAAGAGGCTTACACCTTAAAGTTCATCAATAAGGGTGTCCAAGCTTACAAAGCTTAACGGGTCTGTATCTCGTTCTCCAATGGGTTACATTTGCCAATATATCTTTAAGACTGTGGTCATATTGTAAGGAATATGCCGGGAATGGAAACGCCCCCAGCGCAGGACTGCCCTGAATCCTGCTACCAACACGACTCGTCTGAGTCTAGTTATGCTCAGAGTGCCTGTGCGATCGCTCTGCACCAAGTTAGCAAGGTTTACTCGAATGGCACGATCGCCTTGCAGAACATGAGCTTAAAGATTGCGGAGTCTGAGTTCATTAGCTTGGTGGGGCCATCGGGATGTGGTAAAAGTACGGCGCTGCGGATTATGGCAGGGCTGGGGGCGGCGAGTTCTGGGGAAATTGCTTGGGGTGCGGTTCGGACTGAGGCAAAGGGAGCGAGAAAGTTCTGGCAGCGCTCAGCGACTGCTAAGGCTGGACCAAAGTTAGCTTTTGTGTTTCAGGAAGCGGCGTTGATGCCTTGGGCAACGGTGCTGGAAAATGTGTGGTTGCCGTTGCAGTTGGCAGGGATGTCGAGGTTGGCGGCTAGGGCTGCGGTGGCTGAGGCGATCGCGCTGGTGGGGCTGGAAGGGTTTGAGCAAGCCTATCCCCGTGAGTTATCGGGTGGCATGAAGATGCGGGTTTCGATCGCGCGGGCGTTGGTGACGCAGCCTGATATTTTGCTGATGGATGAGCCGTTCGGGGCGTTGGATGAGATGACGCGGAGCCAGCTCAATAGTGATTTGTTGAGTTTGTGGGGTCAGAAGCGCTGGACGGTGGTGTTTGTGACGCACAACATCTATGAGGCGGTGTATCTGTCGAATCGGGTGGTGGTGATGGCGGCGCGTCCGGGTCGGGTGGTGGCTGAGGTGGAAATTGCGGTTCCTTATCCGCGGTCGGAGGGGTTTCGTTTGTCGTCGCTGTTTAATGAGTATTGTCGGGAGGTTTCGGGGGCATTATCTCGGGGGATTGGGTTCTAATCTATGTTTTTGAGATTTGTGGTTAGGGAATGTTTGAGAGATATGACTTTGAGAAATCCGATCCTTGGGGGCACTCGCCCCCAAACCCCCGCTGAGGGACGGTTGCGTCCCCCAGACCCCCTCCAAAAAATATTCTTATCGCTTTACCCGTGGGGAGGGGAGAAACACTCCAGTTCCCCCCAGAATTGGGGGGCTAGGGGGGCGAAGTGCAGAAATTAAAAGTACTAGTCACTGCGGATGTTCTGGCACCTTTGGCGATCGCAGTTATCGCTCTCTTCGGGTGGGATATCTTTGTGCGGGTGACGGGGATACCGCCTTATCTTTTGCCTGGGCCGCTGTTAGTGTTGCGGACGCTGGTTCGGGATTGGTCGGAGTTATTTCCTTCGCTGTTGGTGACGCTGCAAATTACGGTGGTGGCGTTTCTGGCGGCGGTGGTTTCTGGAGTGGCGATCGCGGTTTTGTTTGCTCAGAGTAAGTGGATTGAGCGAAGTTTGTTTCCTTATGCGGTGCTGTTGCAAACGACGCCGATTGTGGCGATCGCGCCGTTGATCATTATTTGGCTCCGGAATAACACCTTTGCGGCATTGGTAGTTTGTGCTTGGATGGTGGCGTTGTTTCCCATCATTGCCAATACGACGCTGGGGCTGAACAGTGCGGACCATAATTTGTTGAATTTGTTTCAGCTTTATCGGGCTTCTCGTTGGCAGACTCTGTGGTATCTGCGTTTGCCGAGTGCGTTGCCCTATTTTTTGGGAGGGTTGCGGATTAGTGGGGGGCTGGCGTTAATTGGGGCGGTGGTGGCTGAGTTTGTGGCAGGGACAGGCGGAGCACGGGCGGGGATTGCCTATCAGATTTTGATGGCGAGCTATAACTTGCAAATTCCTCGGATGTTTGCGGCGCTGCTGATGACGACTGGTTTAGGGGTGGCGATCTTTGTAGTGCTGACGCTGTTGTCTAATTTCTTACTGCGCCACTGGCATGAAAGTGCGATAAAACGTGAGAATTAACTCTTGAATGCTTGCATGTTGCCAATTGCTGATCATTACTGGCTCCTGAATGCCCACGTTCCAGTTTGTTTGCTTACAGGCGATCGCCCTGAGATTGCCGCTCAACAGAATGCCGATGGTTTGGCGTTAGTTGATCTGGAAATTCGGGCTGGGTTGGTGCAGTCGATTCAATCAGCGCGATCGCGGGATACAGCACCGGAACTCGCTTCCTTACCCTCGCAAGATCTGCGGGGTGGGCAGGTTTGGCCTTGCTTGGTCGATATTCACACCCATCTCGATAAGGGACATATTTGGGAGCGGGCGACGAATCCGGATGGCACGTTTGCTAGTGCCTTGACCACGGTTGAGAAGGATGCGGCTCAACATTGGAACCTGGAAGATATCTATCGGCGCATGGAGTTTGGCCTCAAGTGCAGCTATGCCCACGGCACGCGGGCCATTCGGACTCATATTGATGCGATTGGGGAGTTCTCCCAGCATAGTTTCGAGGCGTTTCGGTTGCTCCAGCAAGAATGGCGCGATCGCCTGACGCTGCAAGCTGTTTCCCTCGCTCCTTTGGAAATGTTTCTCACACCCCAAGGAGAAGTGCTAGCCGACAAAATAGCGGAACTAGGAGGCGTTTTGGGCGGATTTGCGCCTACGCATCCGGAACTAGATGCTCAACTAGATCGCGTGTTTGTTTTGGCCCAAGAGCGAGGACTGAATCTAGATTTTCATACCGATGAAACCGACGATCCAGCTAGCAAAACGCTGAGGCAAGTGGCGGCAGCAGTTCTGCGGCATGAATTCACGGGGCAGATTGTCTGTGGGCACTGTTGCAGTTTGGCGGTGCAAAGCCCTGAAGACGTGGCCGAGACGTTGAATTTGGTGCAGCAAGCGCGAATTGGCATTGTCAGTTTGCCGCTGTGCAATCTGTACCTGCAAGACCGCGTGCCGCAGCGGACTCCTCGGTGGCGAGGGGTGACTTTGCTGCATGAATTGCGGCAACAAGGAATTCCGGTGGCGATCGCTAGTGACAACTGCCGTGATCCGTTTCATGGCTTTGGTGATCATGATTGTCTGGAAGTCTTCACACTCTCCACCAAAATTGCCCACTTAGATCGGCCCTACGGAGATTGGCCTCGTGCGATCGCTACAACCCCGGCTGATTTGATGCAATTGCCTGAGGTGGGGCGGATTGGTGTGGGTTTACCCGCTGATTTAATTTTGTTTAAGGGCCGCAGCTTTAGTGAGTTGCTGTCGCGATCGCAGCATGATCGGGTTGTTTTGCGATCGGGCCAAGCTATTGACACCGCCCTACCCAATTATGCTGAATTAGATCATCTGTGCGGTACGGAGATTTGCTAGATGACCACTACCCCTGTCAAACCTATGGATCTTGATGCCCTAATTGCTGAACTGGCAGGGTTAGAAATCATCACCGATCCCGCTCAGGTGGCTAAGCTTTCGCAGGATTATTACACTTTTAGCCCGGTGCTCCAGCCGCAATTAGCTGGGAAGAAAGGCGATTTGGTCGTGCGGGCTATGAGTGAGGCGGACGTGTTGCGGGTAGCGGCGGCTTGCGTGAAGTTCCGAGTTCCCCTGACGGTGAGGGGAGCAGGCACGGGTAACTATGGGCAATGTGTGCCGCTCAATGGTGGTGTGGTTTTGGATTTGAGTCCCATGCAAGCGATTCATTGGGTCAAACCCGGATTGGCCTGTGTGGAACCAGGGGTAAAGCTTGCCAATCTCGACAAGAAAACGCGAGAAATCGGCTGGGAAATCCGTATGGCTCCCTCCACTTACCGCACCGCGACCATTGGTGGATTTATTGCGGGGGGCAGCGGTGGGATTGGCTCGATTACCTATGGGCAACTGCGCGATCGCGGCAATCTCCTAGCAGTACGGGTGGTGACGATGGAAGACAACCCCCGCGCGATCGAGCTACGCGGCGATGAAGTGCAAAAGGTGAACCATGCTTACGGCGTGAATGGCATCATCACCGAATTGGAGATTCCCCTTGGCCCTGCTTATCCTTGGGCTGAGTGCATTGTCGGTTTCCCTGACTTCATGAC
It includes:
- a CDS encoding sulfite exporter TauE/SafE family protein, whose translation is MPANGLVLAAGGLFSGILAGLLGIGGGTVLVPLLVALGYSPVQAVATSSLAILITSISGTLQNWRMGYFNAKQVLYLGFPALATAQIGVYLASRIPPYVLLAAFGLLLLLNIYLVDLRKRLVAEGTHATHADINPMMARLGTGGSAGILAGLFGVGGGVIMVPLQILLLGENIKTAIQTSLGVIVITAISACIGHTLAGNVLPTEGLLLGMGGLLGAQISTRFLPKLSDAIVSLLFRGFLGVLSLYIFWQAWQSYSSF
- a CDS encoding ABC transporter substrate-binding protein — translated: MRQLKRRKFMHYGALALGTSIVTACANNAQPSSSRGSAATGSDQLDKVNYGTNWFAQAEHGGFYQAVAAGIYQAHGLDVTIQMGGPQVNGTQLLMGGAVDFFMGYGSDAIKAIAEGIPKVTVASIFQKDPQVLLAHPGTGRDSLEKIKGSPILVSAAANTTFWPFLKSKYGFTDDQKRPYNFNVGPFLADKTLAQQGYLSSEPFKVKQQGGFEPVVILLADYGYDPYSTTIETRKDLVEQQPDLVQRFVDASIKGWYSYFQDPALGNELIKKANPEMTDDQLAYSLEKMKQYGIVVSGDAEQLGIGAMTDDRWKVFFDGMVTAGVFQPDTNYKEAYTLKFINKGVQAYKA
- a CDS encoding ABC transporter ATP-binding protein, which produces METPPAQDCPESCYQHDSSESSYAQSACAIALHQVSKVYSNGTIALQNMSLKIAESEFISLVGPSGCGKSTALRIMAGLGAASSGEIAWGAVRTEAKGARKFWQRSATAKAGPKLAFVFQEAALMPWATVLENVWLPLQLAGMSRLAARAAVAEAIALVGLEGFEQAYPRELSGGMKMRVSIARALVTQPDILLMDEPFGALDEMTRSQLNSDLLSLWGQKRWTVVFVTHNIYEAVYLSNRVVVMAARPGRVVAEVEIAVPYPRSEGFRLSSLFNEYCREVSGALSRGIGF
- a CDS encoding ABC transporter permease → MQKLKVLVTADVLAPLAIAVIALFGWDIFVRVTGIPPYLLPGPLLVLRTLVRDWSELFPSLLVTLQITVVAFLAAVVSGVAIAVLFAQSKWIERSLFPYAVLLQTTPIVAIAPLIIIWLRNNTFAALVVCAWMVALFPIIANTTLGLNSADHNLLNLFQLYRASRWQTLWYLRLPSALPYFLGGLRISGGLALIGAVVAEFVAGTGGARAGIAYQILMASYNLQIPRMFAALLMTTGLGVAIFVVLTLLSNFLLRHWHESAIKREN
- a CDS encoding cytosine deaminase, which produces MLPIADHYWLLNAHVPVCLLTGDRPEIAAQQNADGLALVDLEIRAGLVQSIQSARSRDTAPELASLPSQDLRGGQVWPCLVDIHTHLDKGHIWERATNPDGTFASALTTVEKDAAQHWNLEDIYRRMEFGLKCSYAHGTRAIRTHIDAIGEFSQHSFEAFRLLQQEWRDRLTLQAVSLAPLEMFLTPQGEVLADKIAELGGVLGGFAPTHPELDAQLDRVFVLAQERGLNLDFHTDETDDPASKTLRQVAAAVLRHEFTGQIVCGHCCSLAVQSPEDVAETLNLVQQARIGIVSLPLCNLYLQDRVPQRTPRWRGVTLLHELRQQGIPVAIASDNCRDPFHGFGDHDCLEVFTLSTKIAHLDRPYGDWPRAIATTPADLMQLPEVGRIGVGLPADLILFKGRSFSELLSRSQHDRVVLRSGQAIDTALPNYAELDHLCGTEIC
- a CDS encoding FAD-binding oxidoreductase, translated to MTTTPVKPMDLDALIAELAGLEIITDPAQVAKLSQDYYTFSPVLQPQLAGKKGDLVVRAMSEADVLRVAAACVKFRVPLTVRGAGTGNYGQCVPLNGGVVLDLSPMQAIHWVKPGLACVEPGVKLANLDKKTREIGWEIRMAPSTYRTATIGGFIAGGSGGIGSITYGQLRDRGNLLAVRVVTMEDNPRAIELRGDEVQKVNHAYGVNGIITELEIPLGPAYPWAECIVGFPDFMTAARFGQTLADSDGIIKKLISIHAWPVPTYFAAIRSCIPEGAHCALLMVAESCLEPLADLVKEYGGTVCYQKTAQEASHGMPLGEFSWNHTTLHARSVDPSLTYLQTLFPDDKNLKLVEHIYHHFADELMMHLEFFRVGSVARPAALQLVRYTTEARLNEIIAYHEAQGAFIFNPHTYILEDGGMKTINVEQLKFKEMVDPYGLLNPGKMRAWLER